The Pseudomonas iranensis genome includes a window with the following:
- a CDS encoding antibiotic biosynthesis monooxygenase codes for MPEVLNSQVPGADETVTLIIKHSVKAGFESAYEAWLRNIVRVAGQREGHLGVDVVRGKRGRLDFYTCVLRFSSTEAMQGWLESSERQALVAEAAPMLADGDQTEVAPVNEFWFTPLAEAGSPPPRWKQAVVTLLVILPHTLLVPLIWGPLLALHPFLSNYVVATFLITLTIVLSVVYVVMPPVTRLFTPWLEASQAHEHLDSQETSPR; via the coding sequence ATGCCTGAAGTCCTCAATTCACAAGTACCGGGGGCCGATGAGACCGTCACGTTGATCATCAAACACTCGGTCAAGGCCGGTTTCGAATCGGCCTATGAAGCATGGCTGCGCAACATCGTGCGCGTTGCCGGGCAGCGGGAAGGGCATTTGGGTGTGGACGTGGTGCGCGGCAAGCGCGGGCGTCTGGATTTTTACACTTGCGTATTGCGCTTCAGCTCCACCGAAGCGATGCAGGGCTGGCTGGAATCCTCCGAGCGTCAGGCGCTGGTGGCTGAAGCCGCGCCGATGCTGGCTGACGGCGATCAGACCGAAGTCGCGCCGGTTAATGAGTTCTGGTTCACACCGCTGGCCGAAGCCGGCTCGCCACCGCCGCGCTGGAAGCAGGCTGTCGTCACCCTGTTGGTGATTCTGCCGCACACCCTGCTGGTGCCGCTGATCTGGGGCCCGTTGCTGGCGCTGCATCCGTTTCTGTCCAACTACGTGGTCGCCACGTTCCTGATCACCCTGACCATCGTCCTCTCGGTGGTCTACGTGGTGATGCCGCCCGTGACCCGTTTGTTCACGCCTTGGCTGGAAGCCAGCCAGGCCCACGAACACCTCGATTCCCAAGAAACCTCGCCGCGTTGA
- a CDS encoding DoxX family protein, with product MIATRDEQARDLGLLFLRVSGGLFLLWVHGLPKLLDFTAQLRLIEDPFHLGAHLTLILAIFAEVLCPLLIVAGVLARLACLPILFVLLVALLVVHPQWSVAEGQFGWLLLILFTTVLIAGPGRLAIPVRLPGVLRYA from the coding sequence AACAGGCGCGCGACTTGGGGTTGCTGTTCCTGCGGGTCAGTGGCGGGTTGTTTCTGTTGTGGGTGCACGGCTTGCCCAAGCTGCTGGACTTCACCGCACAGCTGCGACTGATCGAAGACCCGTTCCACCTCGGCGCCCACCTGACCCTGATCCTCGCGATTTTCGCCGAAGTCCTCTGCCCGTTGCTGATCGTCGCCGGTGTGCTGGCGCGTTTGGCCTGCTTGCCTATTCTCTTTGTACTGCTCGTGGCGCTGCTGGTCGTGCATCCGCAATGGAGTGTGGCTGAAGGGCAGTTTGGCTGGTTGCTGTTGATTCTTTTCACCACTGTCTTGATTGCCGGGCCCGGACGGCTGGCGATTCCTGTTCGTTTGCCCGGAGTGCTGCGTTATGCCTGA